The DNA window CGTTCGACCTGGGCGCGCAACGACTCATCATCCTCGTCGCCGGCGTGGATGATGGCGTTGACAACCACGATACGTAAATTACGCATGGTCATACCAAACCGATAATTTTGATGTGCATGGGCAGATTCTAAGGCACAAAGGCCAAATTCTGCCAGTCCTCAAATTACCGTTGCATGCCCCAGCGCTTGACGGTGACGCTTTCGAGTGGTCGGAATACCACGTTTTCCACCAGCAGTCCGATGAGGATCACGGCGGCCAGCCCGGCGAACACCTTGTCGGTGTAGAGCTCATTGCGGTTCTGGAAAATGTACCATCCCAGCCCACCTTGGCCGCCGGTGGTGCCAAAAACCAGCTCGGCGGCGATCAAGGTGCGCCAGGCGAAGGCCCAGCCGATCTTGAGGCCCGACAGGATCGACGGCAGCGCCGCCGGCACCAAAATGTGCAGCACCAGCCGCAGGCCGCTCAGGCCGTAATTGCGGCCGGCCATGCGCAGCGTCTCCGGCACGCTCTGGAAACCGGCGTAGGCGCCCAGCGCCAGCGGCCACAGGACAGCGTGCACGATCACGAAGATCAGGCTCCCCTTGCCCAGGCCGAACCACAGCAGCGCCAATGGCAGCAGCGCGATCGCCGGCAGGGGGTTGAACATCGACGTCAGGGTCTCCAGCAGGTCGCGGCCGACGCGGGTGGATGCGGCCAGCGCCGTCAGCACGAAGGCGGCGGCGATGCCGGCCACATAGCCTTGCAGCAGAACGGCCAGCGAGATGCGCACGCGGTCGAGCAGCTCGCCGCTGGCGACGCCGCTGATAAAGGCTTGCGCCGTCTGCACGAAGCCGGGAAGCAGCAGGTCGTTGTCCTGCCACCGGGCGACGCCTTCCCACAGCACCGCCAGCAGGATCAGGATGACGCTCTTGCGCAGCCATGCAAGCTCCCACACGCGCCGGGCCAGCGGCAGCGGGATGTCGACCGCACGCGGGGCGGCCGTGTTGGTGGCGTAGACGTACTCCTGGCGCACCGGCGGATTGAGGACGAGGCTCATAGCACGCGACTCCGCGCATGCGGCGCGCCGGTGACGGCGGGCGCGGTCGCCGGCACTGCAGCGGGATTGCCCTGCGCGGGAGCGCCGAAGAGCAATCCGTGGATGCGCTGGGTCGCCGCCTGGAAGTCGGCGCCGCCGGCGCTGTCCAGGCCAAACTGATGGCTGTTCAGTTCCGCCCTGACCTGCCCGGGGTGCGGCGACAGCAACAGTATGCGGTTACCCACCACCAGCGCCTCCTCGATCGAATGGGTGACGAACAGCAGCGTGAAACGCAGCTCTTCCCACAGCCGTCCCAGCTCCTCCTGCATATTGCGGCGCGTGAGCGCGTCCAGCGCGGCAAAGGGTTCGTCCATCAGCAGGATCTCCGGCTGCATTGCCAGCGCGCGCGCGATCGCCACGCGCTGCTTCATGCCGCCCGACAGCGTGTGCGGATGCGCGTCCTCGAATCCGCCCAGTCCCACCTTGGCGATCCAGTGCCTCGCGCGCTCCTCCGCGTGATGACGGTTCAGGCGTTTGGTCATCAGCAGCGGGAACATGACGTTCTCCTTCACCGTCTTCCACGGCGGCAGCTGGTCGAACTCCTGGAACACGACAATGCGGTCCGGCCCGGGCCCGTCGATGGTCCTGCCGTCGATGCTGATGCTGCCGGCGGCGGGCTTG is part of the Oxalobacteraceae bacterium OTU3CAMAD1 genome and encodes:
- a CDS encoding ABC transporter ATP-binding protein, with the translated sequence MAFQVVRPNTGIAPLLIADGVSLEYGATRATHDVSFNVYRGDRFVLLGPSGCGKSSLLKAAAGFIKPAAGSISIDGRTIDGPGPDRIVVFQEFDQLPPWKTVKENVMFPLLMTKRLNRHHAEERARHWIAKVGLGGFEDAHPHTLSGGMKQRVAIARALAMQPEILLMDEPFAALDALTRRNMQEELGRLWEELRFTLLFVTHSIEEALVVGNRILLLSPHPGQVRAELNSHQFGLDSAGGADFQAATQRIHGLLFGAPAQGNPAAVPATAPAVTGAPHARSRVL
- a CDS encoding ABC transporter permease, which gives rise to MSLVLNPPVRQEYVYATNTAAPRAVDIPLPLARRVWELAWLRKSVILILLAVLWEGVARWQDNDLLLPGFVQTAQAFISGVASGELLDRVRISLAVLLQGYVAGIAAAFVLTALAASTRVGRDLLETLTSMFNPLPAIALLPLALLWFGLGKGSLIFVIVHAVLWPLALGAYAGFQSVPETLRMAGRNYGLSGLRLVLHILVPAALPSILSGLKIGWAFAWRTLIAAELVFGTTGGQGGLGWYIFQNRNELYTDKVFAGLAAVILIGLLVENVVFRPLESVTVKRWGMQR